The stretch of DNA CCCCGACAATCAGCACATCTGCGCGCATGTCCATGCTTTAAGCCTGTCTCGATTGCAGCTTGCGCCGCACGTAAAGGGTTTTGTCGACCCGCGCCACCAGGGTGCCGGAGCCGTCATGAATCTGTACCTTGAGCTGCGGTAAATACTTGTCGCCGCTGGCGGTGTGCTGGCGAATCTCGTCCAGCAACGCTTGGTCGATGGAAAATTCGGCGAACACCGGGCCTTTGCCCGGCGAGATAAAGTCGATAGCGGCAGCCTTGTCCCAGACAATGTAGTCGCGGCCCAGGTTCTCCATCAGCATCAGCATGTAGAACGGGTCGACCATCGAATACAGGCTGCCGCCAAACTGCGTGCCGACGTAGTTGCGGTTGTACCAGCCCAGGCCCATGCGCACCTTGACCTCGCGGAAATCGCTGCCGATGTGCAACACCCGAACTCCGGCCCCGAGGTACGGCGGGTACAGGGTCATGATCCAGCGCAACAGCCGCGCCTTGCCCAGGCGTCGGGTCAGCCACTCACGCATCGGGACGGGTACCCAGGCCCATGGCCTGGCGCGCGAACCAGCGCTTGGCCGGCGGCAGCAAGTCGAGGCCCAGCAAGCCCATGTTGCGGCCCAGCGCGACCAACGGTTGCGCACTGCCAAACAGGCGGGTGACCTGATCGGAGAAGCCGACGGTGAGCTTCTGGTCCATGCGCTGACGCTCGCGGTACGCCTGCAGTGTCGCCAGGTCGCCCGGAATCGCCGGCCCGGCCAGCAGCGCCTCGGCCAACGCGTAGGCATCCCGCAGGGACAGGTTGAAGCCCTGACCGGCAATCGGGTGCAGGCTGTGGGCGGCATTGCCAAGTACGGCCAGATGAGAGCGCACTTGTTCTTCCGCTTCCACGAGCGTCAGCGGGTACAGGTGGCGCGCACCGACTTGCTTGAGGGTGCCCAGGCGGTAGCCGAACACGCCCTGCAGTTCATTCAGGAAGCTGCGTTCGTCCAGCTCGGCCAGGCGCTTGGCGTCCATGCCGATGCGGGTCCAGACCAGCGCGCAACGGTTGTCCGGCAACGGCAGCAAGGCCATCGGGCCTTCGTCGGTGAACCGCTCGAACGCCTCGCCGTTGTGGGCCTCGCTTGGGGTGATGTTGGCGATCAGGGCGCTCTGGTTGTACGGCCGCTTTTTAACGCCGATGCCCAGTTGCTCGCGCAAACCTGAGCGACCGCCATCGGCCAGCACCGCGAGGTCGCACTCCAGCACGGTTTCGTCATTGAGGGTCAGGCGGTAGCCATCGGCAAGCGGCTCCATGCGCGTAACTTCCGCCGGGCAACGCCAACTGACCACGTCCTTGTCCAGCCCTTGCCACAGGCATTGGCCCAGCCAGGCGTTTTCCACCACGTAGCCAAGCGCCGGCACACCCTCTTCCATGGCCGACAGGCGCGCGGTAGAGAAGCGGCCACGGTCCGACACATGAATCTGTTTGATCGGCTCGGCGCGGCGAGAGATTTCCTGCCACACGCCCAACCGTTGATAGATCTGCCGCGCGCCAAAGGACAGCGCTGAAGAACGCGCGTCATAGCTCGGCTGGTAGCTGTCGCCGGGGGCAAACGGCTCGATCAGCACGATCTTCCAGCCCCGGGCCTTGGCCCCGGCCTGCAAGGCCAATGCGAGGCTGGCACCCACCAGGCCGCCGCCGATAATCGCCAGGTTGACCCGGCTCATCGGGCGCTCGCCATCAATGCTTCGATCTCGGCGACGGACTTGGGCACGCCACCGGTCAGAATTTCACAGCCTTGCTTGGTCACCACCACGTCGTCCTCGATGCGTACGCCAATGCCACGCCATTTCTTCGCCACGTTCTGGTTGTCCGGCGAGATGTAAATCCCCGGCTCCACGGTCAGTGCCATGCCGACTTCCAGCACCCGCCACTCGCCGCCGACCTTGTATTCGCCGACATCGTGCACATCCATCCCCAGCCAGTGGCCGGCGCGGTGCATGTAGAAGGCTTTATAGGCTTCACTGGCGATCAGTTCGTCGACATCACCCTGCAACAATCCCAGCTTCACCAGCCCGGCAGTGATCACTTGCACCGTCGCCTCGTGGGCCTGGTTCCAATGCTTGTTCGGGGCGATTTCAGCAAAGGCGGCCTCCTGGGAAGCCAGCACGATTTCATAAATCGCCTTCTGCTCGGCGGAAAACTTGCCGCTCACCGGCCAGGTGCGGGTGATGTCGCTGGCGTAGCAGTCGATCTCGCAACCGGCGTCGATCAGCACCAGGTCGCCGTCCTTGAGCACCGCGTCATTCTGCTGGTAATGCAGGATGCAGCTGTTGCGCCCCGAGGCGACGATGGAACCATAGGCCGGCATCTTCGCCCCGCCCTTGCGAAACTCGTAGTCGAGCTCCGCTTCCAGGCTGAACTCATGCAACCCGGCGCGGCTGGCCTGCATCGCCCGTACATGGGCCGCGCAGGAAATCCGCGCCGCCTCGCGCATCACCTTCACTTCTGCCGCCGATTTATACAGGCGCATGTCATGAAGCAGATGATCCAGGGCAACAAATTCGTTCGGTGGCTGGGCGCCGAGGTGCGCTTTAGAGCGGATCACGTTGATCCACTCCATCAGGTGCCGGTCGAATTCGGCATTGCTGCCCATGGCCGAATACACCCGGTCGCGGCCTTCGATCAGGCCGGGCAGGATGTCGTCGATATCGGTAATCGGGAAGGCGTCATCGGCGCCAAAATCGCGAATCGCGCCTTCGGTGCCCGCTCGCAGGCCGTCCCACAGTTCGCGCTCGGCATTGCGTTCGCGGCAGAACAGCACGTACTCGCCGTGCTGGCGGCCGGGCATCAGCACGATCACCGCCTCCGGTTCGGGGAAGCCGCTCAGGTACTGGAAGTCGCTGTCCTGGCGGTAGACGTGCTCGACGTCACGGTTGCGGATGGCTACCGCGGCCGCCGGCAGGATGGCGATGCTGTTGGGTTCCATCTGCGCCATGAGCGCCTTGCGGCGCCGGGTGTATTCCGCTTTGGGGATATGGATCATGGGCAGATGGGCTTCCTTTCTTAGTGCAGCGACGGCTTGGGTGCAGCGGGCTCAGCCGATTTACGGGTCTCGGTGAACAGCAGCAGCGGCGCGACGCGCAGGTATTCCATGACTTCCATGTAGTCGCTTTCGCCGTCTTCGGACTCTTCCAGGGCGTCTTGCACCTGAGAGATGGCGGCCAGGTCCTGCAGCACTTCCTGGGCATCGGTGCTCAGGTCGAGGCCGCCGGCGTTCACGCCGAAACCGTGGAGGAAGCCTTGGCACCATTGGCCCAACGCGGCGGCGCGCTCGGTGAGCGGCGCGTCATCGGTAGGCAGCAGCAAGACGACGGTGACGTCATCACCGGTCAGCTCGCCTTTAACCATCTCTTGCAGGCCGATGAGCGCATTGCGCACGTTTTCGGTAGGCTCGGTTTCCAGCAGCTCGGCGACGTCGGCCAGCCAGTTGTCGGCATCAAAGCCGACACCGGTGCAGCTGCGGCCCAGCAGCACGCCGTGCAGTTCGGCAGGCGAGCAAGGATGACCGCTGGAACTCAGCAGTTTGGAAAAAGCATCGTACGGGGAGTTCTGAATGGGCATGGTGAGCTAGGCGCCAGACGGCGCAATGTCTAGAATGAAGCGCTGTATCCTAGCATCGGCAGACGTACCAAGACTATCAAGGGCGTCAGATCGTTTATCCAGCAGTTGCCATTCATCAGACAAAATCCAGTGGAACCCAATGGAAGACACCGACCTGCAAGCGCTGATGGCCAGACTCGAGCTGCTAATTAACCGGGTCGAGCAACTTAAGAGCCAAAACGGACTCCTATTAGCTCAGGAAAAGACCTGGCGCGAGGAACGCGCTCACCTCATTGAAAAAAACGAAATCGCCCGGCGTAAGGTCGAATCGATGATTTCGCGCCTGAAGGCCCTGGAGCAAGACTCATGAGTTCAAGCAATAGCGTCACCGTGCAGATTCTCGACAAAGAATATTCGATCATCTGCCCCCAGGAAGAACGCAGCAACCTGGTGAGCGCTGCCCGCTACCTGGACGGCAAGATGCGCGAAATCCGCAGCAGCGGCAAAGTCATCGGCGCCGATCGCATCGCCGTGATGGCCGCCCTGAACATTACCCACGATCTGCTGCATAAGCAGGAACGGCCTGACGTGCAGGCCAGCGGCTCGACGCGCGAGCAGGTGCGCGACCTGCTGGAGCGGGTCGATCTGGTACTTTCTACCGATCCAGAGCCACCCAAGGGCTGATTGTGGCGTCGGTTTCGGGTATACTCGCCCCACTCCCTGGCGTGCTTGCCAGTCGGCGATGTCCCTGAGCCGATTCGCACTACCCTGGAAGTTACACGTTGGGCTGGTGTGCATGTCCGCTAGACGGAAAGCCTTAAAGCCTACTGTTTCTTCCACCTTGAACTTTCGGGTTCAAGGGCTAAGTCGACAGCGGTTCTGTCGGGGAGCCTGATTCCCAAATCCAATGCCAGTCCCAGGACTGGCATTGTTTTATGAGCCGAAAACCATGACCGAACCTGCGCCGCTTTCACGCCCGCAACTTCGACGCATGCTGCGCAAAGCCCGCCGCGCCCTGACGCCAAGCGAGCAACGCCAGGCCGCCCTGGGCCTGTATCGGCAACTGGCACAGCACCCGCTGTTTCGCCGGGCCAAACACCTATCCTTATATCTACCGACGGACGGTGAAATCGATCCGCGCCTGCTGCTGCGCGCTGCACAGCGCCGGGGCAAGGCGACTTACCTGCCGGTGCTCAGTGCATGGCCGCGAACCAAGATGGTGTTCCAGCGAGTGCGCCCCGGCGAAAAGCTGAGGCCCAACCGTTTTCGCATCCTCGAGCCCCAGGTAAATGCCAGCCGACAACGCAAGGTCTGGGCGCTGGACCTGGTGCTGCTGCCACTGGTTGGCTTTGATGATGAGGGCGGACGGTTGGGCATGGGCGGCGGGTTTTATGACCGCAGCCTGGCCTACATGGCCCGCCGGAAATCCTGGCGCAAGCCGACGCTGTTGGGCCTGGCCCATGAATGCCAGAAGGTCGAACGATTGGCACAGGCAAGCTGGGATGTACCGCTTGAGGGCACAGTCACCGATAAGGATTGGTATATAGCAGAGACGCTACTGGAATCAGCAGCGCCTTGAAGACGGGTCAGCGTTTGAACGGTTGCGGCTGTTGCTGTGCGAGTTCAATCGGTGCGTCAGTCTTGTTCGACCACAAGCTCTGCGCATAGCCGGTGGTCACAACGCCCAGGCCGAACAAAATAACCAAAATCCATAGTAAATCCGGTTTGCGTTTCATCGATTGCCCCCCTTCAGGCATCTTGCACACGATGACAGCAACGTTCCATTAGTAGTCCGTGCCAGCTGCGTCAAGCTCAAAACCCCGGCATTCTGCGTTAACGTGAACCAACACGCAAACCTTGACGCCAACCGACTGTCGGTTTGTCATAAAATTGCAGGACAACTTTCCCAATCGACTTTTGAGGAGCGAAAACATGGCCTATTGGCTGATGAAATCCGAGCCCGATGAACTGTCCATCAAGGGCCTGGAAAAGCTCGGCGAGGCCCGGTGGGACGGGGTGCGCAACTACCAGGCGCGGAACTTCCTGCGGGCGATGGCGGTGGGTGACCAGTTCTTCTTCTACCACTCCAGCTGCCCGGAACCGGGGATTGCCGGCATCGGTAAAATCGTCGAGGCAGCCTACCCGGACCCGACCGCGCTGGAGCCCGACAGTCATTATTTCGACGCCAAGGCCAGCCCTGAAAAAAACCCGTGGAGCGCGATCAATGTTGCCCACGTCGAGACCTTTGCGAAGGTCCTGGGGCTGGGCTATCTGAAACAGCAAACCGCCCTCGCCGAGTTGCCCCTGGTGCAAAAAGGCAGCCGCCTTTCGGTGATGCCGGTCACCGCCGAGCAATGGGCCGCCGTACTCGGCCTGCGCTGAAACAGCAGAACCCTGCGGTCACGCCCATGGCGCATGCATCTGCGCGCCAACCGGGTTAGGCTGGCGCTTCATTTGACCCGCATCAAGGGCCTCCGGGCAGGATCGGTCAAACTAGGACGCTAACGCCGCAGGATGCACCCATGTCGACGAACCACCGCACCTCCCATCTTTTCGCCATTCCATTGATTGTCTTGCTGCTGGCCGCCGGCGGCTTCGGCTATTGGCAATCCACCCAAGACCGCCTGCCCGAAGGCTTGAGCATGGGCAATGGCCGGCTGGAATCGACTGAAGTGCAGATCGCCGCCAAGATCCCCGGTCGCCTCGCCGAAGTGCGGGTGGACGAAGGCGACAAGGTGCTCAAGGGCCAACTGCTGGCGCGCATGGACACCCGCACCCTGGAAGCCCAGCGCGCCCAGGCCGAAGCCGAAGTGCTGCGGGCCAGGGAGAATTTCGCTGCTGCCGAAGCCAATGTGCAACTGCGCCGGAGCGAACAACTGCTGGCCAGCCAGGAACTCAAGCGCACCCAGGAGCTGTACAAGCGCGGCTTCGCCAGCGGCCAGCTGATCGACCAGCAGCAGGCCCGGCAAAACACCGGCAACGCTGCCGTGGTCGCCGCCCAGGCCCAGGTCAATTCGGTAAAGGCCGCCATCGGCGCCGCCCAGGCTCAGGTCGCCCAGCTCACCAGTGAAATCGAAGACAGCAGCCTGCGGGCGCCTATCGACGGCATCATCCAGCTACGCCTGGCCGAACCCGGCGAAGTGCTCGGCGCGGGTGGTCGCGTGTTACTGCTGATCGACCCCAACGACCAATACATGAACCTGTATCTGCCCGCTTCGGTAACCGGCGCCCTGACCGTCGGCAGTGAGGCTCGGATCGTCCTCGACGCCCTGCCGAAGCAACCGCTGCCGGCGAAAATCAGCTTCGTCGCCGCCAAATCGCAGTTCACCCCCAAGGAAGTGGAAACCCGCGACGAACGTCAGAAGCTGGTGTTCCGGGTCAAGCTGCGCCTGACCCAACCAAGCGCCGTGCCCCAAGCCAAACCGGGCATGCCCGGCGCCGGCTATGTGCGCACCGCTGACCTGGACTGGCCGGCCAACCTGCAATGAACGGCCTGGCGCTGCACGCCACGGGGATCAACCATCGCTACGGCAAGCAACAGGCGCTGATCGACATCGCCTTCAGCCTGCCCGCCGGCACACGCTGCGGGTTGATCGGCCCGGACGGCGCCGGCAAGTCGAGCCTGCTGGGCTTGATCGCCGGGGTCAAAAAGCTTCAACAAGGCGAACTGCAAGTACTCGGCGGCTCCATCGAAGACCGCCGCCACCGCAACAGCCTGTACCCGCGTATCGCCTTCATGCCTCAAGGCCTGGGCGGCAACCTTTACCCCGAGCTGTCCATCAGCGAAAACATCCGGTTCTTTGCCACGCTGTTCGGCCTGTCAAAAGCCGATTGCGACCAGCGCATGCACAACCTGCTGCTGGCCACCGACCTCGCACGCTTCGCCGAGCGACCTGCCGGCAAGCTCTCCGGCGGCATGAAGCAGAAACTCGGCCTGTGCTGTGCACTGATCCACGACCCGGACCTGTTGATCCTCGACGAACCCACCACCGGCGTCGACCCGCTGTCCCGTCGACGCTTCTGGGAACTGGTGGAAACCGTACGCAGCGAACGCCCGCAGCTCACACTGCTGGTGGCCACCGCCTACATGGAAGAAGCCGAGCAGTTTGAACACTGCCTGATGCTCGACCGCGGCAAGCTGATCGCCGACGGCCTGAGCAGCGAACTCGCCGCCGCGACGCCCAGCGGCAAACTGGACGAAGCCTTCACCCATTTCCAGGGCGACAGTGCCCATAACAACGAACCGCTGGTGATTCCGCCCCGGCAAAGCGACAACACCGACATCGCCATCGAAGCCCACGACCTGACCCTGCGCTTCGGCGACTTCACGGCAGTCAACAAGGTCAGCTTCGCCATTGGCCGGGGCGAGATCTTTGGTTTCCTCGGCTCCAACGGCTGCGGCAAGACCACCACCATGAAAGTCCTCACCGGGTTGATGCCCGCCACCGAGGGCACCGCCACGCTGCTGGGCAACCCGGTAAACGCCAAGGACCTGGCCACCCGCAAGCGCGTGGGTTTCATGTCGCAAAGCTTCTCGCTGTACGGCGAACTCAGCGTGCGCCAGAACCTGGTGCTGCATGCGCAGTTGTTCGACCTGCCCAAGGCCGAGAGCGGCCAGCGCATCGACGAGTTGATCAAGCGTTTTGACCTGGGCGACGTTGCCGAGCAGCCGTCCGGCGAGTTGCCGCTGGGCCTGCGCCAGCGCTTGTCCCTGGCGGTGGCGGTGCTGCACCGCCCGGAAGTGCTGATCCTCGATGAGCCGACCTCGGGCGTCGACCCGGCCGCGCGGGATGACTTCTGGCGGCTGCTGATCGAACTGTCCCGGGAACAGGGCGTGACGATCTTCCTGTCCACCCACTTCATGAACGAAGCCCAGCGCTGCGACCGCATCTCGCTGATGCACGCGGGCAAGGTGCTGGCCTGCGACACGCCGGACGCGCTGCAACAGCAGTTCCACGGCGAAACCCTGGAAGCGGCGTTCGTCACCTGCCTCGAACAGGCCCAAGGCGCGCCCGAAGCGGCCACCGCGCCCTCCGAAACCGTCAGCGAACCCATGGCCCCACCCGTCAGCAAACACGGGTTCAGCGTCGCCCGCCTGTTGGCCGTGGCCAGCCGCGAAGGCAAGGAACTGCTGCGGGACAAAGTGCGCATGGCCTTCGCCCTGTTGGGGGCGATTTTCATGATGGTGATCTTCGGCTACGGCATTTCCCTGGACGTGGAGAAACTCGCCTTCGCCGTATACGACCAGGATCAGACGCCGCAAAGCCGCGCCTATCTGGAGGCCTTTCGCAGTTCGCGCTATTTCGCCGAACAGTCGCCGATCACTGACTCCAACGAACTGCACAAACGCCTGCAGCGCTCGGAGATCAAACTGGCGCTGGAGATTCCGCCAGGGTTCGGCCGCGATCTCTACGCCGGCCGCCAACCCGCCGTGGCCGCCTGGCTCGATGGCGGCATGCCGTTCCGTGCGGAAACCAGCCGCAATTATGTCGAGGCCGTGCACCAGGCCAACCTCCAACAACTGGCCGAACTGAACAGCACACCACTGAATCAGCAAGCCGCCGCCAAACTGGAAACCCGCTTTCGCTACAACCAGGACGTGGTCAGCGTGAACGCTATCGGCCCCGGCGTGATGGCGCTGATCCTCGCCTTCATCCCGGCAATGCTCACGGCCCTGGGGATCGTGCGCGAGAAGGAACTGGGCTCCATCACCAACTTCTACGCCACACCCCTGACCCGCCTGGAATTCCTGTTGGGCAAGCAGGCGCCGTACCTGGCCGTGAGCCTGATCAACCTGGGCCTGCTGGTGGCGATGAACCGCTGGCTGTTCGGCGTGCCGTTCAAGGGCAGCGGCGTGACCCTGGCTTTCGGCGGCCTGCTGTATGTGCTGGCCACCACCAGCATGGGCCTGCTGATTTCCGCGTTCACCCGCACCCAGATCGCAGCGATTCTGGGCACCATGATCATCACCAGCCTGCCGACCATCCAGTTCTCCGGGCTGATCGTGCCGCGCTCGTCCCTGGAAGGCGCCGCCGCGTTGATGGGCATGTTGTTCCCGGCGGGCTACTTCCTCGACATTGCGGTGGGCACCTTTACCAAGGCCCTGGACCTGCGTCAGCTATGGCCACAGTGCCTGGCGCTGTTCGGGTTTTTCCTGGGGTTCACCGGGCTTAGCCTGATCATGCTCAAGAAGCAGGAGGCCTGAGATGCACAAGTTCGCCCATATCCTGCGCCTCGGCATCAAGGAACTGACCAGCCTGCGCCACGACAGCGTGTTGCTGCTGTTCCTGCTCTACGCCTTTACCGTCGCCATCTATATGCCCGCCGCCGGCTCGGTGATCGGCGTGCACAACGCCAGCGTGGCCTTTGTGGATGAAGACCACAGCGCGCTTTCCCGGCAACTGGCCGAAGCGCTGCAACCGCCGGAATTCCAGGCGGCGGTGCCGTTGCCGTACGACCAACTGGACAAGGTGATGGACAGCGGCCAGTACACCTTCGTGATCAACGTGCCGGCGAATTTCCAGGCCGACCTGTTGGCCGGGCGCCAGCCGGGGGTGCAGGTCAACGTCGATGCCACGGCCATGAGCCAGGCATTCATGGGTGCCGGGTATATCGGGCGGATTTTCCAGCGGGAATTGCTGACCTATGGCAACCAGGCCGATGCCGCCCAAAAGGCGCCGGCGCTGCTGACCACCCGGGCGCTGTTCAATACCAACCTGGAAGGCGGCTGGTTTCTGGCGGTGATTCAGATCGTCAACAACATCACCATCCTCGCCATCGTGCTGACCGGCACCGCGCTGCTGCGTGAGCGCGAACACGGCACCCTCGACCATTTGCTGGTGCTGCCGCTGACTGCGCTGGAAATCATGCTGGCGAAAATCTGGAGCAACATGCTGGTGGTGGTGCTGTGCACCTGGCTGTCGCTGGAAGTGGTGGTGAAAGGCTTGCTCGGCGTGCCGCTGGCCGGGTCGCTGACTTTGTTTTTGCTGGTGACGGCGCTGTACCTGTTTGCCAGTACTGCCCTCGGCATCTTCCTCGCCACCCTCGCCCGCTCGACGCCGCAGTTTGGCCTGCTGGCGATCCCGGTGATTATCCCGATGCTGCTGTTGTCCGGCGGCAGCACGCCGCTGGACAGCATGCCGCAGTGGTTGCAATGGGTGATGCAGGGCTCGCCGTCGACGCACTTTGTGAGCCTGAGTGCGGCAATTCTGTTCCGGGATGCGGGTGTGAATGTGGTGTGGCCGGACTTGCTGGCGCTGGCGGGGATTGGGTTGCTGTTCTTTGCGGTGGCGTTGGCGCGGTTCAGGAAGAGCCTGGCTTCCTGAGGTGTCTGTCAGGGCCTCTTCGCGAGCAAGCCCGCTCCCACACTTGACCGAGTTCTAACATGAGAATGCGGTTAATTGTGGGAGCGGGCTTGCTCGCGAAGGGCGCGAAGCGACCGGCTTACTGGATGATCAGGTTGTTGAACAACAGATCCTCAACCTGCGGCTTGCCGGTTTCGTCGTTCATCACTTGCTGGGTCTGCTTCAGGGCTTCCTGGCGCAGTTTTTCCTTCCCATCAACGCTGCTCATGGTGTCGTTGGTCTGCTGGGTAAACAACGCCACCAATTGGTTGCGAATCAGCGCGTCGTTGGCTTTCACGGCTGCGGCCGCCTCGGGACCGGTGACCCGCAGGGCGATATCCGCCTTGAACACCCGCAG from Pseudomonas sp. NC02 encodes:
- a CDS encoding cell division protein ZapA gives rise to the protein MSSSNSVTVQILDKEYSIICPQEERSNLVSAARYLDGKMREIRSSGKVIGADRIAVMAALNITHDLLHKQERPDVQASGSTREQVRDLLERVDLVLSTDPEPPKG
- the ubiH gene encoding 2-octaprenyl-6-methoxyphenyl hydroxylase is translated as MSRVNLAIIGGGLVGASLALALQAGAKARGWKIVLIEPFAPGDSYQPSYDARSSALSFGARQIYQRLGVWQEISRRAEPIKQIHVSDRGRFSTARLSAMEEGVPALGYVVENAWLGQCLWQGLDKDVVSWRCPAEVTRMEPLADGYRLTLNDETVLECDLAVLADGGRSGLREQLGIGVKKRPYNQSALIANITPSEAHNGEAFERFTDEGPMALLPLPDNRCALVWTRIGMDAKRLAELDERSFLNELQGVFGYRLGTLKQVGARHLYPLTLVEAEEQVRSHLAVLGNAAHSLHPIAGQGFNLSLRDAYALAEALLAGPAIPGDLATLQAYRERQRMDQKLTVGFSDQVTRLFGSAQPLVALGRNMGLLGLDLLPPAKRWFARQAMGLGTRPDA
- a CDS encoding HlyD family secretion protein; its protein translation is MSTNHRTSHLFAIPLIVLLLAAGGFGYWQSTQDRLPEGLSMGNGRLESTEVQIAAKIPGRLAEVRVDEGDKVLKGQLLARMDTRTLEAQRAQAEAEVLRARENFAAAEANVQLRRSEQLLASQELKRTQELYKRGFASGQLIDQQQARQNTGNAAVVAAQAQVNSVKAAIGAAQAQVAQLTSEIEDSSLRAPIDGIIQLRLAEPGEVLGAGGRVLLLIDPNDQYMNLYLPASVTGALTVGSEARIVLDALPKQPLPAKISFVAAKSQFTPKEVETRDERQKLVFRVKLRLTQPSAVPQAKPGMPGAGYVRTADLDWPANLQ
- a CDS encoding TIGR02449 family protein translates to MEDTDLQALMARLELLINRVEQLKSQNGLLLAQEKTWREERAHLIEKNEIARRKVESMISRLKALEQDS
- a CDS encoding YecA family protein; translated protein: MPIQNSPYDAFSKLLSSSGHPCSPAELHGVLLGRSCTGVGFDADNWLADVAELLETEPTENVRNALIGLQEMVKGELTGDDVTVVLLLPTDDAPLTERAAALGQWCQGFLHGFGVNAGGLDLSTDAQEVLQDLAAISQVQDALEESEDGESDYMEVMEYLRVAPLLLFTETRKSAEPAAPKPSLH
- a CDS encoding ABC transporter permease, which translates into the protein MHKFAHILRLGIKELTSLRHDSVLLLFLLYAFTVAIYMPAAGSVIGVHNASVAFVDEDHSALSRQLAEALQPPEFQAAVPLPYDQLDKVMDSGQYTFVINVPANFQADLLAGRQPGVQVNVDATAMSQAFMGAGYIGRIFQRELLTYGNQADAAQKAPALLTTRALFNTNLEGGWFLAVIQIVNNITILAIVLTGTALLREREHGTLDHLLVLPLTALEIMLAKIWSNMLVVVLCTWLSLEVVVKGLLGVPLAGSLTLFLLVTALYLFASTALGIFLATLARSTPQFGLLAIPVIIPMLLLSGGSTPLDSMPQWLQWVMQGSPSTHFVSLSAAILFRDAGVNVVWPDLLALAGIGLLFFAVALARFRKSLAS
- a CDS encoding DUF4442 domain-containing protein; the protein is MREWLTRRLGKARLLRWIMTLYPPYLGAGVRVLHIGSDFREVKVRMGLGWYNRNYVGTQFGGSLYSMVDPFYMLMLMENLGRDYIVWDKAAAIDFISPGKGPVFAEFSIDQALLDEIRQHTASGDKYLPQLKVQIHDGSGTLVARVDKTLYVRRKLQSRQA
- a CDS encoding EVE domain-containing protein gives rise to the protein MAYWLMKSEPDELSIKGLEKLGEARWDGVRNYQARNFLRAMAVGDQFFFYHSSCPEPGIAGIGKIVEAAYPDPTALEPDSHYFDAKASPEKNPWSAINVAHVETFAKVLGLGYLKQQTALAELPLVQKGSRLSVMPVTAEQWAAVLGLR
- the rbbA gene encoding ribosome-associated ATPase/putative transporter RbbA, with the protein product MNGLALHATGINHRYGKQQALIDIAFSLPAGTRCGLIGPDGAGKSSLLGLIAGVKKLQQGELQVLGGSIEDRRHRNSLYPRIAFMPQGLGGNLYPELSISENIRFFATLFGLSKADCDQRMHNLLLATDLARFAERPAGKLSGGMKQKLGLCCALIHDPDLLILDEPTTGVDPLSRRRFWELVETVRSERPQLTLLVATAYMEEAEQFEHCLMLDRGKLIADGLSSELAAATPSGKLDEAFTHFQGDSAHNNEPLVIPPRQSDNTDIAIEAHDLTLRFGDFTAVNKVSFAIGRGEIFGFLGSNGCGKTTTMKVLTGLMPATEGTATLLGNPVNAKDLATRKRVGFMSQSFSLYGELSVRQNLVLHAQLFDLPKAESGQRIDELIKRFDLGDVAEQPSGELPLGLRQRLSLAVAVLHRPEVLILDEPTSGVDPAARDDFWRLLIELSREQGVTIFLSTHFMNEAQRCDRISLMHAGKVLACDTPDALQQQFHGETLEAAFVTCLEQAQGAPEAATAPSETVSEPMAPPVSKHGFSVARLLAVASREGKELLRDKVRMAFALLGAIFMMVIFGYGISLDVEKLAFAVYDQDQTPQSRAYLEAFRSSRYFAEQSPITDSNELHKRLQRSEIKLALEIPPGFGRDLYAGRQPAVAAWLDGGMPFRAETSRNYVEAVHQANLQQLAELNSTPLNQQAAAKLETRFRYNQDVVSVNAIGPGVMALILAFIPAMLTALGIVREKELGSITNFYATPLTRLEFLLGKQAPYLAVSLINLGLLVAMNRWLFGVPFKGSGVTLAFGGLLYVLATTSMGLLISAFTRTQIAAILGTMIITSLPTIQFSGLIVPRSSLEGAAALMGMLFPAGYFLDIAVGTFTKALDLRQLWPQCLALFGFFLGFTGLSLIMLKKQEA
- a CDS encoding flagellar basal body-associated protein FliL — translated: MKAWILLMLALTLPTAALAEEAKEGEAPKVSYISLSPPFVGNYGLDGTAKLRVFKADIALRVTGPEAAAAVKANDALIRNQLVALFTQQTNDTMSSVDGKEKLRQEALKQTQQVMNDETGKPQVEDLLFNNLIIQ
- the pepP gene encoding Xaa-Pro aminopeptidase, whose amino-acid sequence is MIHIPKAEYTRRRKALMAQMEPNSIAILPAAAVAIRNRDVEHVYRQDSDFQYLSGFPEPEAVIVLMPGRQHGEYVLFCRERNAERELWDGLRAGTEGAIRDFGADDAFPITDIDDILPGLIEGRDRVYSAMGSNAEFDRHLMEWINVIRSKAHLGAQPPNEFVALDHLLHDMRLYKSAAEVKVMREAARISCAAHVRAMQASRAGLHEFSLEAELDYEFRKGGAKMPAYGSIVASGRNSCILHYQQNDAVLKDGDLVLIDAGCEIDCYASDITRTWPVSGKFSAEQKAIYEIVLASQEAAFAEIAPNKHWNQAHEATVQVITAGLVKLGLLQGDVDELIASEAYKAFYMHRAGHWLGMDVHDVGEYKVGGEWRVLEVGMALTVEPGIYISPDNQNVAKKWRGIGVRIEDDVVVTKQGCEILTGGVPKSVAEIEALMASAR
- a CDS encoding 5-formyltetrahydrofolate cyclo-ligase, encoding MTEPAPLSRPQLRRMLRKARRALTPSEQRQAALGLYRQLAQHPLFRRAKHLSLYLPTDGEIDPRLLLRAAQRRGKATYLPVLSAWPRTKMVFQRVRPGEKLRPNRFRILEPQVNASRQRKVWALDLVLLPLVGFDDEGGRLGMGGGFYDRSLAYMARRKSWRKPTLLGLAHECQKVERLAQASWDVPLEGTVTDKDWYIAETLLESAAP